One window of the Cryptomeria japonica chromosome 7, Sugi_1.0, whole genome shotgun sequence genome contains the following:
- the LOC131073451 gene encoding uncharacterized protein At4g15970-like — MKEVNQRVVRTVTAFLACIIVVGVVYFAIDEQLQASFTQILISSFRSQMDDYATDPDIPPYNSSDVTDELKVSLSKAANQEKTVLITTLNAAWAQNNSMVDLFLKSFHIGNGTEALLKNLLIVAVDEKALNRCREIHPHCYLMKTEGVDFSGEKLYMTRDYLKMMWRRLRFFGQVLERGYNFVFSDADIMWLRDPFTKFSSKADFQIASDRYRRKATNLSNKPNAGFMYVRSNEKTVDFFKFWYRSNKVYPRKNEQQVLNILKWKEFRRRRLKFEFLDTKYFGGYCERTKDVNLVCTMHANCCKGLKAKVIDLRNTLSDWEKYKQQEKLGKGKDVLWTSPDACQHSWRR; from the exons ATGAAAGAGGTTAATCAGAGGGTCGTGAGGACGGTGACTGCATTTCTGGCTTGCATAATAGTGGTGGGAGTTGTGTACTTTGCTATTGATGAACAACTCCAGGCTTCCTTCACTCAGATTCTCATCAGCTCTTTCCGTTCACAGATGGACGATTATGCAACAGATCCAGATATT CCTCCTTATAATTCATCAGATGTTACCGACGAGCTAAAAGTAAGCCTTTCAAAAGCGGCGAACCAGGAGAAAACCGTTCTAATCACGACTCTGAATGCGGCGTGGGCGCAGAACAATAGCATGGTGGATTTATTCCTGAAAAGTTTCCACATCGGTAACGGAACCGAGGCGttgttgaaaaatttgttgattgtTGCCGTAGATGAGAAGGCGCTCAATCGCTGCCGGGAAATTCATCCGCATTGTTATCTGATGAAAACAGAGGGAGTCGATTTCTCGGGAGAAAAGCTTTACATGACTCGAGATTATTTGAAAATGATGTGGAGAAGGCTTCGCTTCTTCGGACAAGTATTGGAGCGAGGATATAACTTCGTTTTCTCG GATGCTGATATTATGTGGCTTCGAGATCCCTTTACTAAATTCTCATCCAAGGCAGACTTCCAAATAGCATCAGACCGTTATAGAAGGAAAGCAACTAATCTCTCCAATAAGCCCAACGCAGGATTCATGTATGTTCGCTCCAATGAAAAGACAGTTGATTTTTTTAAGTTTTGGTATCGATCCAACAAAGTTTATCCGCGTAAAAATGAGCAACAAGTGTTGAACATACTGAAATGGAAAGAGTTCAGACGCAGGCGACTTAAATTCGAATTCCTTGACACTAAATATTTTGGCGGGTACTGTGAAAGAACGAAAGATGTGAACTTGGTTTGTACCATGCATGCCAACTGTTGCAAAGGCTTGAAGGCGAAGGTTATTGATTTGAGAAATACTCTTTCCGACTGGGAGAAATATAAGCAACAAGAAAAGCTAGGTAAAGGCAAGGATGTGCTCTGGACATCTCCAGACGCATGTCAGCATTCCTGGCGCCGATGA